A single window of Candidatus Tanganyikabacteria bacterium DNA harbors:
- the hutU gene encoding urocanate hydratase, whose protein sequence is MAATHITTGSGVEELLAGQAGVPLRAPRGSALSCKGWLQEAALRMLLNNLDPEVAEHPAELIVYGGSGKAARDWDCLRAIVRELRALQDDETLLIQSGKPVGVFKSHADAPRVLLANSNLVPHWATWEHFRHLEAEGLIMFGQMTAGSWIYIGTQGILQGTYETFRAVAERHFGGTLAGRWVLTAGLGGMGGAQPLAVTMNGGVVLAVEVDQTRIQRRLETGYVMASARDLDEALARVREATARKEPLSIALPGNISEIAPALLERGVIPDAVTDQTSAHDPLRGYIPAGMSLEEARESSAADHGAYLARVGRSAAAHVRAILGMRARGAVAFDYGNNLRQVAKDAGVADAFAYPGFVPAYIRPLFCEGKGPFRWAALSGDPADIRRIDRFILEEFDPDPGLARWIRLAGEQVRFQGLPARICWLGYGDRARLGLAINDLVARGEVSAPVVIGRDHLDCGSVASPNRETEGMRDGSDAVADWVYLNALINACGGASWVSLHHGGGVGIGYSLHAGMVIVADGSAAAAKRLQRVLTTDPGMGVIRHADAGYPEARAFAKEHGVRVPMAEQS, encoded by the coding sequence ATGGCTGCAACTCACATCACCACGGGATCAGGGGTCGAGGAGCTACTTGCCGGGCAAGCGGGTGTTCCCCTCCGGGCGCCGCGCGGGAGCGCCTTGTCCTGCAAGGGCTGGTTGCAGGAGGCGGCATTGCGGATGCTCCTCAACAACCTCGATCCGGAGGTGGCCGAGCACCCCGCCGAACTGATCGTGTACGGCGGTTCGGGCAAGGCCGCTCGCGACTGGGATTGCCTCCGGGCGATCGTGCGGGAACTCCGCGCCCTGCAGGACGACGAGACGCTGCTGATCCAGTCGGGAAAGCCGGTGGGCGTCTTCAAGAGCCATGCCGACGCCCCGCGCGTGCTGCTGGCCAACAGCAACCTGGTACCGCACTGGGCCACCTGGGAGCACTTCCGCCACCTCGAAGCCGAGGGCCTGATCATGTTCGGCCAGATGACCGCCGGGTCCTGGATCTACATCGGCACGCAGGGCATCCTGCAGGGGACCTACGAGACGTTCAGGGCGGTGGCCGAACGGCACTTCGGCGGAACCCTTGCCGGGCGCTGGGTGCTGACCGCTGGCCTGGGCGGCATGGGCGGCGCGCAGCCGCTCGCCGTGACGATGAACGGCGGCGTGGTCCTGGCCGTCGAAGTAGACCAGACGCGCATCCAGCGCCGCCTCGAGACGGGCTACGTGATGGCGTCCGCCCGGGATCTCGACGAGGCCCTGGCCCGCGTGCGCGAGGCGACGGCGCGCAAGGAGCCCCTCTCGATCGCCCTGCCGGGAAACATCAGCGAGATCGCGCCCGCGCTCCTGGAGCGCGGAGTCATCCCCGACGCGGTGACCGACCAGACGTCGGCGCACGATCCCCTGCGCGGCTACATTCCGGCCGGCATGTCCCTGGAGGAGGCCCGGGAGAGTTCGGCGGCCGACCACGGTGCCTACCTGGCGCGGGTCGGCCGGTCGGCGGCGGCCCACGTAAGGGCGATCCTCGGGATGCGCGCCCGCGGCGCGGTGGCCTTCGACTACGGCAACAACCTGCGGCAGGTCGCCAAGGATGCCGGCGTGGCGGACGCCTTCGCCTACCCGGGCTTCGTGCCCGCGTACATCCGGCCGCTGTTTTGCGAGGGCAAGGGGCCGTTTCGCTGGGCGGCCCTGTCGGGCGATCCCGCAGACATCCGGCGAATCGACCGCTTCATCCTCGAGGAGTTCGATCCGGATCCCGGCCTGGCCCGCTGGATCCGCCTGGCCGGCGAGCAGGTGCGGTTCCAGGGCCTGCCGGCGCGCATCTGCTGGCTCGGCTACGGCGACCGCGCCCGCCTCGGCCTGGCGATCAACGATCTCGTCGCGAGGGGCGAGGTCTCCGCGCCGGTCGTCATCGGCCGGGACCATCTCGACTGCGGCAGCGTGGCCTCGCCCAACCGGGAGACCGAGGGGATGCGCGACGGCAGCGACGCCGTGGCCGACTGGGTCTACCTCAACGCGCTGATAAACGCCTGCGGGGGGGCCTCGTGGGTGTCGCTGCACCATGGCGGCGGCGTCGGCATCGGCTACTCCCTGCACGCCGGGATGGTGATCGTCGCGGACGGCTCCGCCGCGGCCGCGAAGCGGCTGCAGCG
- a CDS encoding response regulator, translating to MGKLILVADPSGPLRRNLSAMLVGEGYDCVTASDGVEALATAIMQTPDCILVDPVIPGIDGPLLCQALRANPKTSLVPVIFMSADYSMDLLQTALESGAMDYLQKPLDGKVLLARLLRCTSEQYVMGQALFLIADECPISFPTTVQSHAVTRVYVEKPSWGDELDPFFAPGTFAELHHAAADFSIYRRRVILGRSIPGEPPQLEIHVASGVYRGQKRQLFRKPASLPVRYKLPNSFFRVATVLDIGGYGLRLSGVHESAAVEDEILIEMRSPEAMSGVTAKIAWRTPAEGEGPCEVGVTLPDELDPNWIVTLTMHLFRDQIQPIGEAATATG from the coding sequence TTGGGGAAGCTCATTCTCGTCGCGGATCCGTCCGGGCCGCTACGTCGCAATCTTTCGGCCATGCTAGTCGGCGAGGGATACGACTGCGTCACGGCTTCTGACGGCGTCGAGGCGCTGGCGACGGCCATCATGCAGACTCCCGACTGCATCCTGGTGGATCCGGTGATCCCGGGGATCGACGGCCCCCTGCTCTGCCAGGCCCTGCGCGCCAATCCCAAGACCTCCCTGGTCCCCGTGATCTTCATGTCGGCCGACTACTCCATGGATCTCCTCCAGACGGCCCTGGAATCGGGCGCGATGGACTACTTGCAGAAGCCCCTCGACGGGAAGGTCCTGCTGGCGCGCCTCCTGCGCTGCACCAGCGAGCAATACGTGATGGGGCAGGCGCTCTTCCTGATCGCCGACGAGTGCCCCATTTCGTTCCCCACGACGGTACAGTCGCACGCGGTGACCAGGGTGTACGTCGAGAAGCCGAGCTGGGGGGACGAACTCGACCCGTTCTTCGCGCCCGGCACCTTCGCGGAGCTGCACCATGCCGCGGCGGATTTCAGCATCTACCGGCGCCGGGTCATCCTGGGTCGCTCGATTCCCGGCGAGCCGCCCCAGCTGGAGATCCATGTCGCCAGCGGCGTGTATCGCGGCCAGAAGCGCCAGCTCTTCAGGAAGCCCGCAAGTCTCCCCGTCAGGTACAAGCTCCCCAACAGCTTCTTCCGCGTGGCGACCGTGCTGGACATCGGCGGCTACGGCCTCCGGCTCTCGGGCGTGCACGAGAGCGCCGCCGTGGAAGACGAGATCCTCATCGAGATGCGCAGCCCCGAGGCCATGAGCGGCGTGACCGCCAAGATCGCCTGGCGCACCCCGGCCGAGGGCGAAGGCCCTTGCGAGGTCGGCGTGACGCTGCCCGACGAACTCGACCCGAACTGGATCGTCACCCTGACCATGCACCTGTTTCGCGACCAGATCCAGCCGATCGGCGAGGCGGCGACCGCTACGGGTTAG